ATTCCACTATCTGTGAGCAGGTAGAAAGCTGGGCCCTGAAAAATTTGTACTCAAATGGttttattaatttgaaaaaataagtataTGGCATGGCTGAAGTGTGGGCCAGTTAAAAGGATCCCTACAGCACGTTAGGAGAAGGGACCCTTCTAATGACTCGCTTGTTTGACACATGGCCCAGGGCAGGCAGGCAGCACATCCAAGGGCATCCGGTGAGTCATCATTAGCCAGGACCCAAGTCCAGGTCTTCAGATGCCATATCAAAAAAGGAAgaaccctcccttcttccagaAGATGTGAAACATGAAGCCTGACACAGCTTCAGAAACAGCCAATCCGTACTTGGTCTTGGTCAAAGGGtccttccctccactcccccaccACCAGCCTGGGCCCCCTCAACACTCACCAGCCCACATTCGTTGAAGGCTAAGCTGTCGTCCAACAGTTTGTGCCCGCCTACAGGAATCAGTTCAAAGGGCAGCCAGTCACTTTGCAGGGCCTCCCTCACATAGCTGTAGAGTGCAGACAGCCGCTCCCGAGCATAGAAGGTACCTGGGAAGGGGGATGGGGCAGCCCAGCAGGTGGACAAAGCACAAGTGGTACATTCCGCATCACCATAGCAACATGAATGGCCCGGCTCACTCTCCTGAACCCCTGCCCTGTTCCGCCCCTACATCTGGTGTCCCTCCCACGGTCAGGCCTAATAGGACCAGCTCGGCCCTTCCCTACTTGTCCAACTTTAAAACCAAGACTTGTGGGCCCTGGGATGGTGGGACCCCTTTACCCTGGAGGATGTGCCCATCTGGAAAGCGGACCCGTAAGAGGGTATaggtatattttctcatttccctctgcTCCTCCTTCTCCCGCATGGCTTTGGTCCGAAGCACAGACAGCCGTTCCACAGCGTCCGTCCTGGAGAACACAGAAGGCCCAGCCTGAGCCAGTCTGGCCTCACCTGCCAGGGCTTCACCCTGCACCCTCCACCCCAACAACTTCACCCAACCTTAGTTTCTGCTCCCGTTTGAGCTCCTCAGTCGTGAGGTTGAAGAAGTCCCCAGGTAGGTCAAACTGGGCAGCCAAAGGGGAGGGCTTGAAGATTCGTCGCTGCCGGGCCAGCTGAGCCCGCACTGGTTCTGAGTTCTGCAGAGCGACTTTGTGCTGTTCTAGCTTCTCTACTTGGGCATCCTCCCCCAGCACATAGAATTCTTCCAAGGCCTCTGTGGAGGAATGTCCAGTCCTTATGTTGCTTCCTGGGCCCCTGCCCTCCTCTGCCCCCCAAAAAGGCCCAGGGCCTACTCAGTCCAACTTATTCTTTGGAGAAGACTGTGTTCTTCCTCCCCACACCGGGAATAGCTGATGCTCAGGACCCATTCCATCCCCTTACCTTGTTCTGGAACAGGGAGAGACGTCTTCTCAAACCCAATGGCCCTGAAAAATTCATTAGCCCCTTCTAGGCAGTTGATCCGCTCCTAAAAGAGAAGGAATTGTG
This sequence is a window from Monodelphis domestica isolate mMonDom1 chromosome 3, mMonDom1.pri, whole genome shotgun sequence. Protein-coding genes within it:
- the UBXN6 gene encoding UBX domain-containing protein 6 isoform X3, with the translated sequence MKKELQAEATVSGISESSGANVIPEAKEEGSANLSVTGVYFTCPFTGAILRKDQRDAHIKEVINEYADKDPVTASIMKIHTFNRDREKVKLGVDTIAKYLDNIHLHPEEEKYRKIKLQNKVFQERINCLEGANEFFRAIGFEKTSLPVPEQEALEEFYVLGEDAQVEKLEQHKVALQNSEPVRAQLARQRRIFKPSPLAAQFDLPGDFFNLTTEELKREQKLRTDAVERLSVLRTKAMREKEEQREMRKYTYTLLRVRFPDGHILQGTFYARERLSALYSYVREALQSDWLPFELIPVGGHKLLDDSLAFNECGLVPSALLTFTWDAAVMDDIKASGAEQPPGALKPELLATVESLS